A single window of Sphingobacterium sp. ML3W DNA harbors:
- a CDS encoding DUF4973 domain-containing protein, translating into MKKTYIQLFLFLLLLVFSGCNDEWKDEQFENFVSFKAPLTNEGVSNIYVRYKGDQKTTFMLPLIVSGSTLNDKNMTINVAVDADTLNILNYERFQNREDFYYRELNSQYFSISPTVDIKSGENTALMPIDFTLKNIDMVDKWVLPLTILDDVSNGYKVNPRKHYRKALLRIFPFNNYSGTYSGTALRTSMEGYENETPIVKSEIRSYVVDENTIFFYAGNIDEERQDRGQYKIYATFNETGGVSLRADNANIKFKANKDASYTISEQMDAVRPYLLHRYIAINNIDYQFTDYTMVPNVDITYKVSGSLILQRRLNTEIPDEDQSIEW; encoded by the coding sequence ATGAAAAAAACATATATACAACTCTTTCTGTTCTTATTGCTGCTTGTATTTAGTGGATGCAATGATGAATGGAAAGATGAACAATTTGAAAATTTTGTTTCGTTTAAGGCTCCTTTGACAAATGAAGGAGTATCTAATATCTATGTTCGTTATAAGGGAGATCAAAAAACTACTTTCATGCTGCCATTAATCGTTAGTGGATCTACTTTAAATGATAAAAACATGACCATTAATGTTGCTGTAGATGCTGATACATTGAATATTTTGAATTATGAGCGCTTTCAAAACAGGGAAGATTTTTATTATAGAGAGCTCAATAGTCAATATTTTTCCATTTCCCCTACAGTAGATATTAAGTCGGGCGAAAATACTGCTTTAATGCCTATCGATTTCACGCTCAAAAATATTGATATGGTTGATAAGTGGGTGCTTCCATTAACCATTTTGGATGATGTTTCCAATGGATACAAAGTGAATCCACGAAAACATTACCGTAAAGCACTATTGCGTATTTTTCCTTTTAATAATTATTCGGGTACATACAGTGGCACTGCACTAAGAACTAGTATGGAAGGCTATGAAAATGAAACTCCTATTGTTAAAAGTGAAATTCGGAGTTATGTGGTTGATGAAAATACCATTTTCTTTTATGCAGGAAACATAGATGAAGAGCGACAGGATCGTGGTCAATATAAAATTTATGCAACTTTTAACGAAACTGGTGGAGTTAGCTTAAGGGCTGATAATGCTAATATAAAGTTTAAAGCTAATAAAGACGCGAGTTATACGATTTCAGAGCAGATGGACGCTGTACGTCCTTACCTTTTGCATCGGTATATAGCCATCAATAACATCGACTATCAATTTACCGATTACACTATGGTTCCTAATGTTGATATTACATATAAGGTTTCTGGCTCATTGATTTTACAACGGCGGTTGAATACGGAGATTCCAGACGAAGATCAATCTATCGAATGGTAA
- a CDS encoding Hsp20/alpha crystallin family protein, whose product MALIKFPTKSLNTDSVNPFVSTVFDNLFNDSFISDRLISRVPAVNISETEQAFRIELAAPGLLKSDFKINVDKKVITISAEKKEESVSDEKLFSKREFNYTSFSRSFALPEAVDHSKIDAVYEDGVLIVTVGKKEDAIVAKRLIEVK is encoded by the coding sequence ATGGCATTAATTAAATTTCCAACAAAAAGCTTGAATACCGATTCTGTAAATCCGTTTGTAAGCACAGTATTTGATAATTTGTTTAACGATTCTTTTATTTCAGATCGTTTAATCTCTCGTGTTCCAGCAGTTAACATTTCTGAGACGGAACAGGCTTTCCGAATTGAATTGGCTGCACCGGGTCTTTTGAAGTCAGATTTTAAAATTAACGTGGATAAAAAAGTCATTACTATATCTGCTGAGAAAAAGGAAGAATCGGTTAGTGATGAAAAACTATTTAGTAAAAGAGAGTTTAATTACACTTCATTTTCTAGGTCATTTGCTTTACCTGAAGCGGTAGATCATAGTAAGATCGACGCAGTATATGAAGATGGTGTTCTGATTGTAACAGTTGGCAAAAAAGAAGATGCTATTGTTGCAAAAAGATTAATAGAAGTTAAGTAA
- a CDS encoding DUF2625 family protein: protein MKTLKELINKEALGWAAVKKLMMNSKNTVQVLPRSPKRADEELLRLQISTKSPVGAIVFETGGILVDDGWLRILGSGSMKLNRGMMEWNKGKSYINEGEKGGFLLVAEDVIGGYFAINAGELGDEIGKIYYFAPNTLRWESLECGYSEFINWAFNGDLSLFYKAYKWDTWKEDVTAIDGNQVYSLMLSGISQDELIKSAASKKVVSVQEQILSALKALDS, encoded by the coding sequence ATGAAAACGTTAAAGGAATTAATTAATAAAGAGGCATTGGGCTGGGCTGCGGTCAAAAAATTGATGATGAATTCGAAGAATACTGTTCAAGTTTTACCTAGGAGTCCTAAACGAGCAGATGAAGAATTGCTAAGATTACAAATTTCGACTAAATCTCCTGTAGGAGCTATCGTTTTTGAAACTGGAGGAATTCTTGTTGATGATGGTTGGTTGCGTATCTTAGGTTCAGGTTCTATGAAGTTGAATAGGGGTATGATGGAATGGAATAAGGGGAAAAGCTATATAAATGAAGGAGAAAAGGGCGGTTTTTTACTAGTTGCGGAGGATGTTATTGGAGGGTATTTTGCTATTAACGCAGGAGAGTTAGGGGACGAAATTGGTAAAATATATTATTTTGCACCAAATACCTTACGTTGGGAAAGTTTGGAATGCGGTTATTCTGAATTTATTAATTGGGCTTTTAATGGTGATTTGTCGCTCTTTTATAAAGCATACAAATGGGATACTTGGAAAGAAGATGTTACTGCTATTGATGGTAATCAGGTCTATTCCTTAATGTTGAGCGGTATAAGTCAAGATGAGCTAATAAAGAGTGCTGCTAGTAAAAAAGTTGTTTCTGTGCAAGAACAGATTCTATCAGCTTTGAAAGCATTAGACTCTTAA
- a CDS encoding methyltransferase domain-containing protein, producing the protein MNWNPEIYNRFKDIRYQPFYDLIELITDEKSQNCIDIGCGTGEQTFILTKKLKNSRFLGVDPSEAMLSESLQFSHDRLSFKQAKTEEVLDSKRKWDLIFSNAALQWSNNHHTLFPNLLSLLLPNGQFAVQMPMQTLNILNQILLILVQEEPFKSYLKGWKKESPLLSIDEYTQIMYNAGLINIQVIQKVYPIIAQNKQELFDFISGSALIPYLDRFQDNQKEEFINAYKKRIEQKFIKFPNIYAFKRLLLYGRKP; encoded by the coding sequence ATGAATTGGAATCCGGAAATTTATAATCGCTTTAAAGATATACGTTATCAACCTTTTTATGATTTAATCGAACTGATAACAGATGAAAAATCGCAAAATTGTATTGACATTGGATGTGGAACAGGTGAACAAACGTTTATCTTAACTAAAAAGCTTAAAAATTCTCGATTTTTGGGTGTTGACCCATCCGAAGCTATGCTTTCAGAATCCTTACAATTCTCCCACGATAGATTATCTTTCAAACAAGCTAAGACTGAAGAGGTTCTAGATTCCAAAAGAAAATGGGATTTGATATTTAGCAATGCCGCATTACAATGGTCCAATAACCATCATACGTTGTTTCCAAATCTTCTATCACTACTACTCCCCAATGGTCAATTTGCAGTTCAAATGCCAATGCAGACTCTTAATATCTTGAATCAAATTCTATTAATATTAGTACAAGAGGAACCGTTCAAAAGTTATTTAAAGGGATGGAAAAAAGAATCCCCCTTGTTATCAATCGATGAGTATACACAAATAATGTACAATGCTGGATTAATCAATATACAAGTTATTCAAAAAGTATACCCCATCATCGCTCAAAATAAACAAGAGTTATTTGACTTTATATCTGGATCAGCATTAATTCCTTACTTGGATAGATTCCAAGACAATCAAAAAGAAGAATTTATCAATGCATATAAGAAACGTATTGAACAAAAATTTATCAAATTTCCTAATATTTATGCATTCAAAAGACTATTGCTTTATGGAAGAAAACCTTAA
- a CDS encoding acyl-CoA thioesterase, translating into MNKIFFKGQVLWAQIDPNRHLRHSAYADFCAQARSNMLNGIGLSLKQFADYKIGPILFREELIYHREILLDENIYVEVELTKFNITNSRFSFRHSVFKSDETKSATVIVDGAWLDLEKRKLTRIPDEWNHFINKIPKSEDYVEIIE; encoded by the coding sequence ATGAATAAAATATTTTTTAAAGGCCAGGTGCTTTGGGCCCAGATTGACCCTAATAGACATTTACGTCATTCTGCCTATGCAGATTTTTGCGCTCAAGCAAGGAGCAACATGCTAAATGGAATCGGTCTGTCACTGAAACAGTTCGCAGACTACAAGATTGGTCCTATTTTATTTAGAGAAGAATTAATCTACCACCGTGAAATTCTTTTGGATGAAAATATTTATGTTGAAGTAGAACTAACCAAATTCAATATAACAAATAGTCGTTTTTCATTTCGACATAGCGTTTTTAAATCTGATGAAACGAAGAGTGCGACGGTTATTGTTGATGGTGCTTGGTTAGATTTAGAAAAGAGAAAACTAACACGTATCCCCGACGAATGGAACCATTTCATCAATAAAATCCCTAAATCGGAGGATTACGTAGAAATCATAGAATAA
- a CDS encoding methyltransferase, whose product MEKRKEKHLSIKKEKDQILDQHYWDLRWKNNLIGWDLGCASPPITAYMREYSNRNAAILIAGCGNAYEAVYLLENKFTNITLIDIAPNAIEQLNEKFKGNPFVQIICADFFKHQGQYDLLIEQTFFCAIVPNRRQEYVEKVSSLLKPGGRLIGVLFDEILNRIGPPFGGDLQTYQSLFSAYFDIKRMQKCFNSIGPREGKEIFINLEKR is encoded by the coding sequence ATGGAGAAGAGAAAAGAAAAACATCTTTCAATAAAAAAGGAAAAGGATCAGATTTTGGATCAACACTATTGGGATTTGAGGTGGAAAAACAATCTTATCGGTTGGGATCTTGGATGTGCTTCTCCACCGATTACGGCTTATATGCGTGAATATTCTAATCGGAATGCTGCTATTTTAATAGCTGGCTGTGGAAATGCTTATGAAGCAGTCTATTTATTAGAAAATAAATTCACTAATATAACACTGATTGATATCGCTCCAAATGCTATAGAGCAGTTGAATGAGAAATTTAAAGGAAATCCTTTTGTGCAAATTATCTGTGCTGATTTTTTTAAGCATCAAGGACAATATGATTTGTTGATTGAGCAAACTTTCTTCTGTGCCATAGTACCAAACAGACGTCAGGAATATGTAGAGAAAGTATCTTCTTTACTAAAGCCAGGCGGTAGACTAATAGGAGTGCTTTTTGATGAAATATTGAATAGAATTGGTCCTCCTTTTGGCGGTGATTTGCAAACTTATCAATCTCTTTTTTCAGCTTATTTTGATATTAAAAGAATGCAGAAGTGTTTTAATAGTATAGGACCACGTGAAGGAAAAGAAATATTCATTAATCTGGAAAAGCGATAA